A window from Lactiplantibacillus pentosus encodes these proteins:
- a CDS encoding heavy metal translocating P-type ATPase encodes MRHYYKLILTVSIGVVAVILEFGLHAQLAAQIIITLTGALMALSMLVEMIKTLRSGKYGVDLLAITAIVATLAVGEYWASLVVLIMLTGGDSLEDYAAKRANTELKALLDNSPRVAHRSVAGKLTDIDVDDVQIGDQLVVKPGELAPVDGHLIQGTALFDESSLTGESKPVDKQVGDDIMSGAVNGDSAVTMAVDKLASDSQYQQLVKLVKESESRPAKFVRLADRYAVPFTLVAYVIAGIAWAFSGDPHRFAEVLVVASPCPLILAAPVALVSGMSRTSRNGIVVKTGDMLEKLSTAKAAAFDKTGTITSGQLTVNQIVPQPGFTAEQICHLAASAEQTSSHILARSLVKYVSGTELSPTSHLEEVTGNGVTATIDDHQVKVGKLKFVAPTTTEQPLATTAIYVAIDGQYAGYITFIDNVRPEAATTLKALHAEGVRNVMMLTGDQQAIAERIATDVGIDVVAADLLPADKIAHLKAVPAAERPVIMVGDGVNDAPSLAVADVGIAMGAHGSTAASESADVVILKDDLSRVVTAIQIAKDTMQVAKQAVWIGIAICTILMLIASTGTIPALFGAMLQEVVDTVSILWALRALRDRPQSTTKDVN; translated from the coding sequence ATGCGACACTACTATAAACTGATTCTGACGGTTAGTATCGGCGTTGTTGCAGTTATTTTAGAATTTGGGTTGCACGCGCAACTGGCGGCTCAAATCATTATTACGTTAACGGGGGCGTTAATGGCACTCTCGATGCTGGTCGAGATGATCAAAACACTGCGTTCAGGGAAATACGGTGTTGACTTACTGGCCATCACGGCAATCGTCGCTACCTTAGCCGTGGGGGAATACTGGGCAAGTCTGGTCGTGCTCATCATGCTCACCGGGGGCGACTCCCTCGAAGACTACGCCGCCAAACGGGCCAATACTGAATTAAAAGCTTTGCTCGATAATTCACCACGGGTTGCTCACCGGTCCGTCGCCGGAAAATTGACCGACATTGACGTCGATGATGTTCAAATCGGGGACCAACTGGTGGTCAAGCCAGGTGAACTAGCCCCGGTTGACGGTCACCTCATTCAAGGAACCGCCCTCTTTGACGAATCGTCACTGACCGGTGAATCTAAGCCAGTTGACAAGCAGGTCGGCGACGATATCATGTCAGGGGCGGTCAATGGTGACAGCGCCGTTACCATGGCCGTTGACAAACTCGCCAGCGATAGTCAGTATCAACAATTGGTCAAGTTAGTCAAAGAATCTGAATCCCGACCAGCGAAGTTCGTGCGCCTGGCCGACCGGTACGCGGTGCCCTTTACACTCGTCGCTTACGTCATCGCCGGTATCGCCTGGGCCTTCAGTGGCGATCCACACCGGTTTGCAGAGGTGCTAGTCGTGGCCTCGCCTTGTCCCTTGATCCTGGCCGCTCCAGTCGCGCTGGTCTCAGGCATGAGTCGAACGAGCCGCAACGGAATCGTCGTCAAGACTGGCGATATGCTCGAAAAGTTATCCACGGCTAAAGCGGCCGCGTTTGATAAGACTGGGACGATTACCAGTGGCCAGCTGACGGTCAACCAAATCGTACCACAGCCTGGTTTTACTGCCGAACAGATTTGTCACCTGGCCGCCAGCGCTGAACAGACCTCCAGCCATATTCTGGCGCGGTCGCTGGTGAAATACGTCAGTGGCACAGAGTTAAGTCCGACTAGTCACCTTGAAGAAGTCACGGGTAACGGGGTGACCGCAACGATTGACGACCACCAAGTCAAGGTCGGCAAACTCAAATTCGTCGCGCCGACCACGACCGAACAACCCTTAGCTACGACCGCCATCTACGTCGCTATCGACGGCCAGTACGCCGGTTATATCACGTTCATCGATAACGTCCGGCCAGAAGCGGCCACAACGCTCAAAGCCCTCCACGCTGAAGGGGTTCGCAACGTCATGATGCTGACTGGCGACCAACAAGCGATCGCGGAACGCATTGCCACGGACGTTGGTATCGATGTCGTTGCCGCTGACCTCCTTCCCGCAGACAAAATCGCCCATTTAAAAGCCGTCCCAGCGGCTGAACGTCCCGTCATTATGGTCGGCGACGGGGTCAACGATGCCCCCTCACTAGCAGTTGCCGATGTCGGCATCGCCATGGGTGCACACGGTTCAACCGCCGCTAGTGAATCCGCGGATGTCGTGATTTTGAAGGACGACCTGAGTCGCGTCGTTACTGCGATTCAGATTGCCAAGGATACGATGCAGGTTGCCAAACAAGCTGTGTGGATCGGCATCGCCATCTGTACGATTCTGATGTTGATTGCCAGCACCGGTACTATCCCCGCCTTATTTGGTGCCATGCTACAAGAAGTCGTCGACACCGTCTCAATTCTCTGGGCGCTACGGGCATTACGCGACCGTCCACAGTCAACGACAAAGGATGTGAATTAA
- a CDS encoding DUF6271 family protein codes for MTSEKHLYAIPTNRDASKSIKSLANDITVAIDEHVLLPEQLTFVLLDSSTQATFDRNHAQLKASFKALKITCLHIPVSAFDALLNQVLDPKLAALVVGSGFSYGKMVNKISIIAHLLGAHYIHRRDSDVYLQANNTQITPLIAEMRAFNENDQFLLVGSSYLGAWGIDYSDVADDLPTLRKLFSLSKPTYSPSQLDDYINNKYVQGSTETFPGNLAFSEQKSNYIDAGNFALKEVFLKIPVSPANVTSGTDYLYHTLVGKSGWRMVYHNDRVVHQYNENRYDQIDHLTYGHSKLLSRLMTTVTNNALADVSLSDDFNDMAQQVAAAYLSTVDSAELLAKLKTTIQRFVAVYASIDLPHYQAIATNVAQQPDAYLEKTITDVHHFIDLIQNWPAILKNTQALELAPFSISADNSR; via the coding sequence ATGACAAGTGAGAAGCACCTATATGCAATTCCCACCAATCGGGATGCTAGTAAGAGTATCAAAAGTTTGGCCAATGATATTACAGTCGCAATCGACGAGCACGTCTTACTACCAGAGCAACTGACATTCGTCCTGCTAGATTCAAGCACGCAAGCAACTTTCGACCGTAACCATGCCCAACTGAAAGCTTCATTTAAAGCACTGAAGATTACCTGCCTGCATATTCCAGTATCGGCCTTTGATGCGCTATTGAATCAAGTCTTAGACCCCAAATTGGCAGCGTTAGTCGTCGGCAGTGGGTTTTCATACGGTAAAATGGTCAATAAAATTTCGATCATTGCTCATCTGCTAGGGGCCCACTATATTCATCGGCGAGATTCAGACGTTTATCTACAAGCCAACAATACACAGATAACACCCCTCATCGCGGAGATGCGCGCGTTTAACGAAAATGACCAGTTCTTGCTAGTTGGTAGTAGTTATTTGGGCGCCTGGGGCATCGATTATTCAGATGTTGCGGACGACCTACCAACACTGCGAAAATTATTCTCACTATCAAAGCCTACCTATAGTCCAAGCCAATTAGACGATTATATTAATAATAAGTACGTCCAGGGTTCGACCGAGACCTTCCCAGGTAACTTAGCCTTCTCAGAACAAAAATCAAACTACATCGATGCTGGTAATTTTGCTTTAAAAGAGGTCTTCTTGAAGATTCCAGTCTCCCCGGCCAACGTCACTTCGGGTACCGACTATCTTTACCACACTTTAGTCGGGAAATCAGGCTGGCGGATGGTCTACCATAATGACCGCGTTGTTCATCAATATAACGAAAATCGCTATGACCAAATCGATCACCTGACTTATGGTCATTCAAAGCTACTGTCCAGATTAATGACTACCGTGACGAATAACGCCCTCGCTGACGTCTCCCTTTCAGACGATTTTAATGACATGGCCCAACAGGTCGCAGCGGCCTATTTATCGACAGTCGATTCAGCCGAATTGTTAGCCAAATTAAAAACGACGATTCAAAGATTTGTCGCGGTCTATGCTTCGATTGACTTACCGCACTATCAAGCCATCGCAACCAATGTCGCACAGCAACCCGACGCTTATCTTGAGAAAACCATTACTGACGTCCATCACTTTATCGATTTGATTCAAAATTGGCCCGCTATCCTGAAAAACACGCAAGCACTTGAACTCGCGCCATTTTCAATCTCAGCAGATAACTCACGATAA
- the ade gene encoding adenine deaminase: MTKTVEMVITGAQVLNVETREFEATSLWIDHGRIISNLQDEPYEALEHVDARGKWIVPGMIDAHVHMESAMVAPSELGKVLLQHGVTTIVTDPHELANVAGTAGIEYLIADARQTPLDVCFMLPSSVPCVPFDDNGATLHAADLRPLYQEPEVRGLAEVMDYGAVARGDEDTMAKIHDAYARGYHADGHAAGLDAHQLNVMRNAGLNTDHECMTVEEARDRVKAGMTVFLREGTVERDVLATISAVTEANAGRFAFCTDDKTISDLMTEGSIDYNVRLAIQSGMRPALAYTLASYNGAVAHRLTDRGRLSAGQLADLVVLDDVTAVKVAKTMKNGQWVTETTATQPLTFTATHVQQHAQLADFKLSLTTGAANVIGVQPNHIETDHLTMTVAPTENFEADIDQDILKMVVVERHHNTGKVGVGLVHGFGLKHGAIAGTVAHDAHNIVAVGTSDEAIMRVITQITQDNGGIAVGDEHQVLATMPLAIGGLLSTSTYQVAAAQLDGLKQAYEVISEQPFSFDPFITLSFLTLPVIPTLKLTARGLFDYDSFDFIPVATTATTESLATSR, encoded by the coding sequence ATGACAAAGACTGTTGAGATGGTAATTACAGGTGCGCAGGTCTTAAACGTTGAGACGCGCGAATTTGAAGCGACGAGCTTGTGGATTGACCACGGCCGCATTATTAGTAATTTGCAAGACGAACCTTATGAAGCTTTAGAACACGTGGATGCGCGGGGCAAATGGATCGTGCCAGGAATGATTGACGCTCACGTGCATATGGAGAGCGCGATGGTCGCGCCGAGTGAGTTAGGCAAAGTCCTGCTACAACACGGGGTAACGACGATTGTGACGGATCCGCATGAACTAGCAAACGTGGCTGGAACTGCTGGTATCGAATATTTGATTGCGGATGCTCGCCAGACGCCCTTAGACGTGTGCTTCATGTTGCCGTCATCCGTGCCATGCGTGCCTTTTGATGATAACGGTGCGACCTTACACGCAGCTGATTTACGGCCGTTGTATCAAGAGCCAGAAGTCCGTGGCTTAGCCGAAGTCATGGATTACGGTGCGGTGGCCCGCGGTGATGAAGATACGATGGCCAAAATCCATGATGCGTACGCGCGGGGCTACCATGCGGATGGTCACGCGGCTGGTCTGGATGCCCATCAACTGAATGTGATGCGCAACGCAGGACTAAATACCGACCACGAATGTATGACCGTTGAAGAGGCCCGCGACCGCGTCAAAGCTGGCATGACCGTCTTCTTGCGTGAAGGGACCGTCGAACGCGATGTATTAGCGACGATCAGTGCGGTCACGGAAGCAAACGCTGGCCGTTTTGCGTTCTGTACGGATGACAAGACCATCAGTGATTTGATGACGGAAGGGTCGATCGACTACAACGTGCGTTTGGCGATTCAAAGTGGAATGCGACCAGCACTGGCGTACACGCTGGCTAGCTATAACGGCGCCGTTGCTCACCGCTTAACGGACCGCGGCCGGTTGTCAGCGGGACAGCTTGCTGACCTAGTCGTATTAGACGATGTGACTGCTGTAAAAGTGGCTAAGACGATGAAGAATGGCCAGTGGGTCACTGAAACGACGGCGACCCAACCGTTAACCTTTACGGCGACCCACGTTCAGCAGCACGCGCAACTCGCTGATTTTAAATTGTCATTAACCACTGGCGCCGCAAATGTGATTGGCGTTCAGCCGAACCATATCGAAACGGACCACTTGACGATGACGGTCGCACCTACTGAGAACTTTGAAGCGGATATTGATCAGGATATCTTAAAGATGGTAGTTGTCGAACGCCATCATAACACTGGCAAAGTCGGCGTTGGTTTGGTGCACGGCTTCGGTCTGAAACACGGCGCGATTGCTGGTACTGTGGCACATGATGCGCATAATATCGTTGCTGTCGGGACCTCGGATGAAGCTATCATGCGTGTCATCACCCAGATTACGCAGGATAACGGCGGCATCGCAGTCGGTGATGAGCACCAAGTTTTAGCCACGATGCCCTTAGCAATCGGCGGCCTACTATCCACGAGCACTTATCAAGTCGCGGCGGCTCAACTGGATGGTCTCAAGCAAGCGTACGAAGTCATCAGTGAGCAACCCTTCAGCTTTGATCCGTTCATCACGCTTTCATTTTTGACACTACCCGTGATTCCAACACTGAAGCTGACGGCGCGCGGCCTGTTTGATTACGATTCATTCGATTTTATTCCGGTCGCGACGACCGCAACCACTGAATCGCTCGCAACTTCGCGATAA
- a CDS encoding BCCT family transporter, whose translation MLSSRFIILKSKNIDWWVYLPTIGLFAVASVILLIGGHSLETSLSGILNWLTNNMSWLYMLVYVITFIFFIYLAFSKLGKTKLGDPDDKPEFSTYHWGSMVYATGIDASILMLSMVDPLRYLQSPSFGVKPFSTSAYNYAHMLGQFNWGPMAWMMFAPATIAIAYAMYVKHVKVQRLSAAISVLQGPGKGKQIARNTIDFLVIIGIMGGVGTSVGMEIPVISKVLSAVTGIADTMTLKLGLFALLFVIFALAVFNGLKKGIGRLSAAHVWLAIGFLIVVLIVGPTLYILNSETNSIGLFINKFISLSTNTAPNGHATAMQRQTIFYWGWWLSFMPVMGLFIARISRGRTIRQVLGGMLLWGSLGCVSFYAILGGYALYLQRMGIVNLVHILNTQGQAAVIAAVLSTLPLKMIMLALYCLSCFIFLATTVSSFAFITSSFTSKKLAVGEQPSRFNRMSWVVIFLVFSLGLVTVGGFESIQSICAMSGFPLTIVALVLLYSIHHDLTTDPVKEAAKANAKAAELARRKRLARDVEITTNTDYARERRAARKRETEAD comes from the coding sequence ATGCTCAGTAGCAGGTTTATTATTTTAAAAAGTAAGAATATTGATTGGTGGGTCTATTTACCAACGATTGGGCTCTTCGCGGTGGCTTCGGTTATTTTATTGATTGGGGGTCATTCACTCGAGACGAGTTTGAGCGGCATCCTGAATTGGTTGACGAACAACATGAGTTGGCTCTACATGTTGGTATATGTGATCACTTTTATCTTTTTCATTTACTTAGCGTTTAGTAAGTTAGGGAAGACCAAGCTTGGTGACCCTGATGATAAACCAGAATTTTCAACGTATCACTGGGGCAGTATGGTCTACGCAACTGGGATCGATGCCAGCATTTTAATGTTGAGTATGGTCGACCCATTGCGGTACCTACAGAGCCCATCATTCGGTGTTAAGCCGTTTTCAACTTCTGCATATAATTATGCGCACATGCTAGGACAATTTAACTGGGGACCAATGGCGTGGATGATGTTTGCGCCGGCCACGATTGCGATTGCCTATGCGATGTATGTTAAGCACGTCAAGGTACAACGGCTCAGTGCCGCCATTTCAGTCTTGCAAGGCCCTGGTAAGGGTAAGCAGATTGCCCGTAACACGATTGACTTTCTTGTCATTATTGGCATCATGGGTGGTGTCGGGACCTCGGTCGGGATGGAAATTCCCGTTATTTCTAAAGTTTTAAGTGCCGTCACCGGCATCGCCGATACGATGACCCTTAAGTTAGGCTTGTTCGCCTTACTATTCGTCATCTTTGCTTTAGCTGTTTTCAATGGTCTAAAGAAAGGGATCGGCCGGTTAAGTGCCGCCCACGTGTGGTTAGCGATTGGCTTTTTGATCGTCGTTTTGATCGTTGGGCCAACCTTGTATATTTTGAATTCAGAAACCAACAGTATTGGTCTATTTATCAATAAATTTATTAGTTTGAGTACGAACACTGCCCCAAATGGTCACGCAACGGCAATGCAGCGTCAGACGATCTTCTACTGGGGCTGGTGGTTATCATTTATGCCAGTCATGGGCTTGTTCATCGCCCGTATCTCACGTGGTCGGACGATTCGGCAGGTGCTCGGTGGCATGTTGCTATGGGGCTCGTTAGGCTGTGTCAGCTTTTACGCGATCCTCGGTGGGTACGCCTTGTACTTACAACGGATGGGTATCGTTAACTTAGTTCATATCTTAAACACGCAAGGCCAAGCCGCGGTGATTGCGGCCGTCTTATCGACCTTGCCATTAAAGATGATCATGTTGGCACTGTACTGCCTATCTTGCTTTATTTTCTTGGCAACGACGGTCTCCTCATTTGCCTTCATTACCTCATCATTCACCAGCAAAAAGTTGGCCGTGGGCGAACAACCAAGTCGGTTCAACCGGATGAGCTGGGTCGTTATCTTCCTAGTCTTCTCGTTAGGATTAGTGACGGTCGGGGGCTTTGAATCGATTCAGTCAATCTGTGCGATGTCAGGTTTCCCACTGACGATTGTCGCCTTAGTCTTGCTCTACTCGATTCACCACGATTTAACGACCGATCCCGTCAAGGAAGCAGCCAAGGCCAACGCCAAGGCAGCCGAATTGGCACGGCGGAAACGGTTGGCGCGGGATGTTGAGATTACCACGAATACCGATTATGCGCGTGAACGGCGAGCAGCACGGAAACGTGAGACGGAAGCGGATTAA
- a CDS encoding SIS domain-containing protein translates to MTLMMMNNPTMLSYIRREQPVLERLLASYPKQITAALAHAPKHPQHWLILATGSRLNAANTARLYMQKVAGLQVTLAAADLYVTYEEADPSVDVVIGVSLTENDPTMLEAINKARAASHAHTIIITDQKESVLTDIADATCDLMTGKESVPYITLSFQAIVLTLMLLTVRSAALQERLTELAVNQELDEFSFLIENMNQTVQRANDFYRKFTIDFTNAPQFTAIGANVLAGTLAEMQAKFTEILRVPAHGYSLASFTHGGFMGVHEDHCQFYIEINTDPAVMEQLQAVKTYESRLTPHIYTISLTGEQPAVNDDQTLLLDPVTDPYKAPLMAIIPFQVLAWFIAKSRGINLNHLMYQDFQKAINLQ, encoded by the coding sequence ATAACTTTGATGATGATGAATAATCCGACGATGTTATCCTACATTCGTCGCGAACAACCCGTATTGGAACGACTATTGGCGAGTTATCCGAAGCAGATTACCGCGGCATTAGCGCACGCACCCAAGCACCCGCAGCACTGGTTGATTTTGGCAACCGGGTCACGTTTGAATGCGGCCAATACCGCCCGACTTTACATGCAAAAAGTCGCAGGACTACAAGTCACGCTTGCGGCGGCAGACCTCTACGTGACTTATGAGGAAGCCGACCCCAGTGTTGACGTGGTAATTGGTGTCTCACTGACTGAAAACGACCCAACCATGCTGGAGGCCATCAACAAGGCCCGGGCAGCTAGCCACGCTCATACGATCATCATTACCGATCAGAAAGAATCAGTGCTCACTGACATCGCCGACGCGACTTGTGATTTAATGACGGGCAAGGAGAGTGTGCCGTATATCACGTTGAGCTTCCAAGCCATCGTCTTGACTTTAATGTTACTCACGGTTCGAAGCGCCGCACTCCAAGAACGACTGACCGAACTAGCAGTCAATCAAGAGCTCGACGAATTCAGCTTTCTCATTGAAAACATGAATCAAACCGTCCAGCGCGCTAACGACTTCTACCGCAAATTCACGATTGACTTTACGAACGCGCCCCAATTCACCGCAATCGGCGCCAACGTCCTCGCAGGTACGCTAGCTGAAATGCAAGCTAAGTTTACGGAAATCCTGCGTGTTCCCGCCCACGGCTACTCACTCGCCTCATTTACCCACGGCGGTTTTATGGGCGTTCATGAAGACCATTGTCAGTTCTATATTGAAATTAATACTGACCCAGCCGTTATGGAACAATTGCAAGCGGTTAAAACGTACGAATCTCGGTTGACCCCGCACATTTACACCATCAGCCTGACCGGCGAACAACCCGCGGTCAACGATGACCAAACGCTCCTACTCGATCCCGTCACCGACCCGTATAAAGCACCGCTGATGGCGATCATTCCATTCCAAGTACTCGCTTGGTTCATCGCCAAATCACGCGGCATCAACTTGAATCACTTAATGTATCAAGACTTTCAAAAAGCGATTAATTTACAGTAG